One part of the Quercus lobata isolate SW786 chromosome 7, ValleyOak3.0 Primary Assembly, whole genome shotgun sequence genome encodes these proteins:
- the LOC115951210 gene encoding protein FATTY ACID EXPORT 1, chloroplastic: MAATISQSQLSCFSALNRSVRLQRLSFPSPSLRSKFIVCMSLEGHGTDATSSEIKTTLSYTADASKLHVEGTSKSYPDIEEDVTGNLGSSEPMQENGVIQQKRAAKIHDFCFGIPYGGLVLSGGLLGFVFSRNLATLSTGVLFGGALLALSTFSLKIWRQGKSSLPFILGQAALSAALLWKNFQSYSLTKKVFPTGFYAAISAAMLCFYSYVLISGGNPPPKKLKSSPSFAS; this comes from the exons ATGGCCGCGACGATCTCTCAGTCTCAGCTCTCGTGCTTCTCCGCACTCAACCGCAGTGTGAGGCTACAGAGGCTTTCATTTCCAAGCCCTTCACTCCGCTCCAAg TTTATAGTTTGTATGAGCCTTGAAGGGCATGGGACAGATGCTACCAGTTCTGAGATTAAGACTACTCTAAGTTATACAGCTGATGCATCGAAATTGCATGTTGAAGGGACATCAAAGTCATATCCAGATATAGAAGAAGATGTTACTGGAAATTTGGGATCAAGTGAGCCAATGCAAGAAAATGGTGTTATTCAACAAAAAAGGGCAGCGAAAATccatgatttttgttttggcaTCCCATATG GTGGACTGGTTTTAAGTGGTGGActtcttggttttgttttctcAAGAAATCTTGCAACTCTGAGCACTGGTGTGCTCTTTGGAGGTGCTTTGCTAGCTCTCAGCACGTTTAGCTTAAAGATCTGGAGGCAAGGAAAATCCAGTTTGCCCTTCATTCTAGGACAAGCAG CACTCTCAGCGGCGCTTCTTTGGAAGAACTTTCAGAGCTACTCATTG ACAAAGAAAGTATTTCCAACAGGTTTTTACGCTGCTATTAG TGCTGCAATGCTCTGCTTCTACTCATATGTGCTGATCTCGGGAGGGAACCCACCACCAAAGAAATTGAAGTCATCTCCAAGTTTTGCATCATGA
- the LOC115953344 gene encoding uncharacterized protein LOC115953344 isoform X2 gives MEYKSDETSYDKIENAIKNEVSELNRCEMDGKDIQNPVLSPPGDLVQVNLADGKVVENVVRDAPLEEMEISGEINMEAYITTDDVMRAGGFGARDDIGCFLPVASDFTDFEATIRDARDYEEPQGEICRSGLGWTEGTKAE, from the exons atgGAGTACAAATCAGATGAAACTTCTTATG ATAAGATTGAAAATGCAATAAAGAATGAAGTATCTGAATTAAATCGGTGTGAGATGGATGGAAAAGATATTCAAAATCCGGTTTTAAGTCCTCCTGGAGATCTTGTACAAGTTAACTTGGCTGATGGGAAAGTTGTAGAAAATGTTGTGAGAGATGCACCTCTAGAGGAGATGGAGATTTCTGGGGAAATTAACATGGAGGCCTACATTACAACTGATGATGTTATGCGGGCTGGAGGCTTTGGTGCTAGAGATGATATAGGTTGCTTTCTTCCTGTTGCTAGTGATTTTACCGACTTTGAAGCTACTATCCGTGATGCCCGAGACTATGAAGAACCACAGGGGGAGATATGCAGATCAGGTCTTGGATGGACAGAAGGTACGAAAGCAGAGTAG
- the LOC115953344 gene encoding uncharacterized protein LOC115953344 isoform X1, which produces MEYKSDETSYGGCSLNAPDKIENAIKNEVSELNRCEMDGKDIQNPVLSPPGDLVQVNLADGKVVENVVRDAPLEEMEISGEINMEAYITTDDVMRAGGFGARDDIGCFLPVASDFTDFEATIRDARDYEEPQGEICRSGLGWTEGTKAE; this is translated from the exons atgGAGTACAAATCAGATGAAACTTCTTATG GTGGCTGTTCTTTGAATGCACCAGATAAGATTGAAAATGCAATAAAGAATGAAGTATCTGAATTAAATCGGTGTGAGATGGATGGAAAAGATATTCAAAATCCGGTTTTAAGTCCTCCTGGAGATCTTGTACAAGTTAACTTGGCTGATGGGAAAGTTGTAGAAAATGTTGTGAGAGATGCACCTCTAGAGGAGATGGAGATTTCTGGGGAAATTAACATGGAGGCCTACATTACAACTGATGATGTTATGCGGGCTGGAGGCTTTGGTGCTAGAGATGATATAGGTTGCTTTCTTCCTGTTGCTAGTGATTTTACCGACTTTGAAGCTACTATCCGTGATGCCCGAGACTATGAAGAACCACAGGGGGAGATATGCAGATCAGGTCTTGGATGGACAGAAGGTACGAAAGCAGAGTAG
- the LOC115953343 gene encoding cytokinin dehydrogenase 1-like produces the protein MGSPALIFLKHNIIYLKVFIIFFLSCVPNGTNLCPNHSLATLKVQRPPRLNSTNIVSSLETLGLDGYFSFENNHHAAKDFGNMYHFLPSAVLHPKSVQDISNTIRHIYEMGSASELTVAARGHGHSTQGQAQAHQGVVINMESLQRLEMQVHTGKTPYVDVSGGELWINILHETLKHGLAPKSWTDYLHLTVGGTLSNAGISGQAFQHGPQIRNVYQLEVVTGKGEVVTCSEKKNTDLFYGVLGGLGQFGIITRARISLGPAPKMVKWIRVLYSDFSIFTKDQEQLISSENSFDYIEGFTIINRTGLLNNWRSSFRPKDPVQANRFSSDGRTLYCLEVVKHFNPDDTKTVNQSIENLLSKLSYIPSTLFLSEVSYVEFLDRVHVSEKKLQAKGLWEIPHPWLNLFVPKSRISDFAEEIFGNILTDTSNGPILIYPVNQSKWNNKSSLVTPDEDVFYLVAFLTSAMPSSTGTDGLAHILTQNKRILDFCATAELGIKQYLPHYKTEEEWQAHFGPRWKVFVQRKSAYDPLAILAPGLRIFRKAIRTS, from the exons ATGGGGTCGCCAGCTTTGATCTTCCTCAAGCACAACATTATATACCTAAAagttttcatcatttttttcttaagcTGTGTACCCAATGGAACCAATCTTTGTCCAAACCACTCTCTTGCCACCCTAAAGGTTCAACGTCCACCACGTTTAAATTCCACCAATATTGTTTCATCATTGGAAACACTTGGTCTAGATGGATACTTTAGTTTTGAGAACAATCACCATGCAGCCAAGGACTTTGGCAACATGTATCATTTCCTCCCATCAGCAGTCCTACATCCAAAATCAGTGCAAGATATTTCCAACACAATAAGGCATATTTACGAGATGGGTTCTGCTTCAGAGCTAACTGTTGCTGCTAGAGGCCATGGTCATTCCACCCAAGGCCAAGCTCAAGCCCACCAAGGTGTAGTTATCAACATGGAATCACTTCAGAGACTAGAAATGCAAGTTCACACCGGAAAGACGCCTTATGTGGATGTTTCAGGTGGTGAGTTGTGGATAAATATTCTGCATGAGACTCTTAAACATGGGCTGGCTCCTAAATCTTGGACAGATTACCTTCATCTTACTGTTGGGGGTACTCTATCAAATGCTGGAATAAGTGGGCAGGCATTCCAGCATGGACCACAGATCAGGAACGTTTACCAGCTTGAGGTTGTCACAG GAAAGGGAGAAGTGGTTACCTGTTCTGAGAAGAAAAATACTGACCTCTTCTATGGTGTTCTTGGTGGGCTCGGACAGTTTGGCATCATCACCCGAGCTAGAATTTCTCTTGGACCAGCACCAAAGATG GTGAAATGGATTAGAGTGCTCTACTCAGATTTCTCCATATTTACCAAAGATCAAGAGCAATTAATATCATCTGAGAACTCCTTCGACTACATTGAAGGATTCACAATAATAAACAGAACTGGCCTTCTAAATAACTGGAGATCTTCTTTTAGGCCTAAGGATCCAGTTCAAGCCAATCGATTCAGTTCAGATGGAAGAACCCTATACTGTCTTGAAGTGGTTAAACACTTCAACCCAGATGATACTAAAACTGTGAATCAG AGTATTGAGAACTTGTTGTCAAAGTTGAGTTATATTCCATCCACGCTCTTCCTGTCAGAAGTTTCGTATGTGGAATTTCTGGATAGAGTACATGTGTCTGAGAAAAAGCTACAAGCAAAAGGCTTATGGGAAATTCCTCACCCATGGCTGAATCTTTTCGTACCTAAGAGCAGAATTTCTGACTTTGCTGAGGAGATCTTTGGCAATATCCTTACAGACACAAGCAATGGTCCCATACTCATCTATCCAGTCAACCAATCCAA GTGGAACAATAAATCATCTTTAGTTACCCCAGATGAAGATGTTTTCTACCTAGTGGCATTCTTAACCTCTGCAATGCCATCTTCCACAGGAACAGATGGCTTAGCACACATTTtaacacaaaacaaaaggatTTTAGACTTCTGTGCTACAGCTGAACTTGGAATAAAGCAATATCTGCCCCACTACAAAACAGAAGAAGAGTGGCAAGCCCACTTTGGTCCTCGTTGGAAAGTATTTGTACAGAGAAAGTCAGCCTATGACCCTTTGGCAATACTTGCTCCTGGACTGAGAATCTTCCGAAAGGCAATTCGCACCTCATGA